In the genome of Luteibacter yeojuensis, one region contains:
- the murL gene encoding UDP-N-acetyl-alpha-D-muramoyl-L-alanyl-L-glutamate epimerase, translating into MTDTLTDPRGSERFRFVRHSFSDGVAELVYAFDDGAELVERVTFPGAPGVPPERAAAFAAALRLLHLVAGVSYYKAGIPATIVVEGEPLDEETAYLLDALYLHGLAEFAYRNRLDLRGRIAFPFERREAPPAAAIGLPERSLLPIGGGKDSVVAVEAVKSIGAEATATWVGNSPLIAECAARTGLSLLNISRELAPGLFELNRLGAWNGHIPVTAINSVILAVAAILYGYDSIVFANERSASVATLEYDGQEVNHQWSKGFGFEKTLHDYLHTHVAADLDYCSLLRPWSELAVTSAFARLGGDYFNAFSSCNRNFRILGPKPADRWCGQCPKCHFVFLALAPFMAKPRLLSIFGRNLLDDDALAGAFDALLEYKDHKPFECVGEGAEARAALAALAERPEWREDALVARFRTEILPQLHRGDLALEPWLKPGASHLVPKRLLGALDALG; encoded by the coding sequence GTGACGGACACGTTGACCGATCCGCGCGGGAGCGAGCGTTTCCGTTTCGTCCGCCACTCGTTCTCCGACGGCGTGGCCGAACTGGTCTATGCCTTCGACGACGGCGCCGAGCTGGTCGAACGCGTGACCTTTCCCGGAGCGCCCGGCGTGCCGCCGGAGCGCGCGGCCGCGTTCGCGGCCGCATTGCGCCTGCTCCATCTCGTCGCCGGCGTCAGCTACTACAAGGCGGGTATCCCCGCCACGATCGTGGTGGAAGGCGAGCCGCTCGACGAGGAGACGGCCTACCTGCTGGACGCGCTCTACCTTCATGGCCTGGCCGAGTTCGCGTACCGCAACCGGCTCGACCTGCGCGGCCGCATCGCGTTTCCGTTCGAGCGCCGGGAGGCGCCGCCGGCGGCCGCGATCGGCCTTCCCGAGCGCTCGCTGCTGCCGATCGGCGGCGGCAAGGATTCGGTCGTCGCGGTGGAGGCGGTGAAGTCGATCGGTGCCGAAGCCACGGCGACATGGGTGGGCAATTCGCCGCTCATCGCCGAATGCGCGGCGCGGACCGGCCTGTCCCTGCTCAATATCTCGCGCGAACTCGCGCCGGGGCTGTTCGAGCTGAACCGGCTGGGTGCGTGGAACGGACACATCCCCGTCACGGCGATCAATTCGGTGATCCTCGCGGTGGCGGCGATCCTCTACGGCTACGATTCCATCGTGTTCGCGAACGAACGGTCCGCCTCCGTCGCCACGCTGGAATACGATGGCCAGGAAGTGAACCACCAGTGGAGCAAGGGTTTCGGCTTCGAGAAGACCCTGCACGACTACCTGCACACGCACGTGGCCGCGGACCTCGACTACTGCTCGCTGCTGCGGCCGTGGTCCGAACTGGCGGTGACCAGCGCGTTCGCCCGCCTGGGCGGCGACTATTTCAACGCCTTCTCCAGCTGCAACCGCAATTTCCGCATCCTCGGCCCGAAGCCGGCCGACCGCTGGTGCGGGCAGTGTCCGAAATGCCATTTCGTGTTCCTCGCGCTGGCGCCGTTCATGGCCAAGCCGCGTCTGTTGTCGATCTTCGGGCGCAACCTGCTCGATGACGATGCGCTCGCCGGCGCATTCGACGCCCTGCTCGAATACAAGGATCACAAGCCGTTCGAATGCGTGGGAGAGGGCGCCGAGGCGCGTGCCGCGCTCGCCGCGCTGGCGGAACGACCGGAATGGCGTGAGGATGCGCTCGTGGCGCGCTTCCGCACCGAGATCCTCCCGCAGCTGCACCGGGGCGACCTGGCCCTGGAGCCGTGGCTCAAACCCGGCGCCTCGCACCTCGTGCCGAAGCGGCTGCTTGGAGCGTTGGATGCGCTGGGCTGA